In Rouxiella sp. WC2420, the following proteins share a genomic window:
- a CDS encoding PP2C family serine/threonine-protein phosphatase: MNITFATTSNQGIRASNQDSIGQIVGNRSACFVVCDGIAGIPGGEVAAQIASNTLLENFNGENHLDAQHIAQHINRANQAILTGQKQSSELKNMGTTLVSLFVDRDYKLAYWAHAGDSRLYAFRRGYLMQTTRDHSLVQQMKDAGYQTQGVNSNLLYFALGMHEQREASYSDVLPLEDGDVFLLCTDGFWHELSTDDMEQTLRMVNSPNEWLVLMLEILKRSEKKDNFSAIAIWVGNPQDTTLLHSLGDAQRILLAPNK; encoded by the coding sequence ATGAATATTACTTTTGCAACGACGTCTAATCAGGGAATTCGCGCCAGCAATCAGGACAGCATCGGGCAGATAGTGGGCAATCGCTCAGCCTGTTTTGTGGTGTGTGACGGCATTGCTGGCATTCCGGGCGGAGAAGTCGCCGCGCAAATCGCCAGCAACACTCTGCTCGAGAATTTCAACGGCGAAAACCATCTCGATGCCCAGCACATTGCGCAGCATATCAATCGTGCCAATCAGGCAATCCTGACCGGGCAGAAACAAAGTAGCGAACTGAAAAATATGGGCACTACCCTGGTCAGCCTGTTTGTCGATCGTGATTACAAACTGGCCTACTGGGCGCACGCCGGGGACAGCCGACTCTACGCTTTTCGCCGCGGCTATTTGATGCAGACCACTCGCGATCACAGCCTGGTACAGCAGATGAAAGATGCGGGTTATCAGACCCAGGGCGTTAACAGTAACCTGCTCTACTTCGCATTGGGGATGCACGAACAGCGCGAAGCCAGCTACAGCGACGTATTGCCACTGGAAGACGGTGACGTGTTTTTACTCTGTACCGACGGCTTTTGGCACGAGTTAAGCACAGACGATATGGAACAAACGTTGCGCATGGTCAATTCCCCCAATGAATGGCTGGTGCTGATGCTGGAAATACTCAAACGCTCGGAGAAAAAAGATAACTTTTCTGCCATCGCGATTTGGGTCGGTAATCCGCAGGACACCACCCTGCTGCATTCGCTCGGCGACGCGCAAAGAATTTTGCTGGCTCCCAACAAGTAG
- the tagH gene encoding type VI secretion system-associated FHA domain protein TagH: MRFTLVKSKNGVQPPQTSCDFAPPGGTIGRSEDNNFTLPDENRAISRLQALVHISAEGECRLTNRGNVINVEFNGIPLERGRQVELQDGDRLGIGDYLIEVSSLAQSAPKTDATLMSKSLKAVPASSQLSPAAAIPGEIWDSLADEFSTDNRAQTQAQAAADVQKAKNNPLTELQTQELNPVDPILQIENPAELRQLNKRETDPTRLFTADSPFEQEHILKNPTPSALLAQESSLKRPDSAQQELDPLALFGGAATSSDGNDLFGLMVDSGQPLTPPEHFQSIEPQAEPPKQPSVQHSQPLPTEALTRPDPQPPLPSEMRPEIQAHLARQAEQASRQLSPEPQQAYEPHSAPFTAEQPSSEAPVNPTFEPEEKLAPQPSLSAGRMGIDPVSYQRQPARQSDNSPHLDGNLLQGLLEGIGLSDMQNQPDFDAEKMRLLGQVVSLFSQGTVALLSSRSMLKRGVKAEMTMILDEANNPFKLLPSGKTVLMQMFGTQMPGFMQPEQAVRDALIDLQAHQLGMIAGIRAIIAAMLQSFNPELLETQAREAGQLPRMALSTKRKAALWDYFIKNYQKTSGEIEDDFHTLFGEAFLHAYDVEVEQYKDLQTKQGK, encoded by the coding sequence ATGCGATTTACCCTCGTAAAAAGTAAAAATGGCGTTCAGCCCCCCCAGACCAGCTGCGACTTCGCCCCGCCGGGTGGCACTATTGGCCGCAGTGAGGATAATAATTTCACCTTGCCAGATGAAAACCGCGCAATTTCACGGTTGCAGGCGCTGGTCCATATTTCTGCCGAGGGCGAATGCCGCCTGACCAATCGCGGCAATGTGATCAACGTTGAGTTCAATGGCATTCCACTGGAGCGCGGTCGTCAGGTTGAATTGCAGGATGGCGATCGGCTGGGTATCGGTGACTATCTGATTGAGGTGTCATCCCTGGCTCAAAGCGCACCAAAAACGGACGCGACGCTGATGTCAAAATCGTTGAAAGCCGTGCCAGCCAGCTCTCAGCTCAGCCCGGCAGCCGCGATTCCCGGTGAAATATGGGACAGCCTTGCCGATGAATTTTCCACTGATAACCGTGCGCAAACCCAGGCTCAGGCCGCTGCCGATGTGCAAAAAGCTAAAAATAATCCGCTGACCGAGTTGCAGACCCAGGAATTGAATCCTGTTGATCCTATCCTGCAAATCGAAAACCCTGCCGAGCTGCGCCAGCTCAATAAACGCGAAACCGACCCGACGCGCCTATTCACAGCCGACAGCCCGTTTGAGCAGGAACACATTCTTAAGAATCCGACGCCGAGCGCGCTTTTGGCACAGGAATCATCGTTAAAAAGGCCCGACTCGGCGCAGCAGGAACTGGATCCGCTGGCACTGTTTGGCGGCGCAGCAACCTCGTCCGATGGCAATGACCTGTTCGGCCTGATGGTCGATAGCGGCCAGCCTCTAACGCCGCCGGAGCATTTTCAGAGTATTGAGCCGCAGGCCGAACCGCCCAAACAGCCCTCTGTTCAGCACTCACAGCCGCTGCCGACAGAAGCTTTGACACGCCCCGATCCTCAGCCGCCATTGCCATCAGAGATGCGCCCTGAAATTCAGGCTCATCTTGCGCGACAGGCAGAGCAGGCAAGTCGTCAACTCTCTCCTGAGCCACAGCAGGCCTACGAGCCTCATTCAGCTCCTTTTACTGCCGAACAACCCTCGTCAGAAGCTCCCGTTAACCCAACGTTTGAGCCGGAAGAAAAACTTGCTCCGCAACCTTCGCTTTCAGCGGGCCGCATGGGTATCGATCCGGTTTCCTACCAGCGCCAACCGGCGCGGCAAAGTGATAACAGCCCGCACCTTGACGGCAACCTGTTGCAAGGCCTGCTGGAAGGCATCGGCCTGAGCGATATGCAAAATCAGCCGGATTTCGACGCAGAGAAGATGCGCCTGCTGGGCCAGGTTGTCAGCCTGTTTTCGCAAGGCACCGTCGCGCTGCTGTCTTCGCGCTCAATGCTGAAACGCGGGGTCAAAGCGGAGATGACGATGATCCTCGATGAAGCCAACAACCCGTTCAAACTGCTGCCTTCCGGGAAAACGGTACTGATGCAGATGTTTGGTACTCAGATGCCGGGTTTTATGCAGCCAGAACAGGCGGTGCGTGACGCGTTAATCGATTTGCAGGCCCACCAGCTCGGGATGATCGCCGGCATTCGCGCCATCATCGCTGCCATGTTGCAATCTTTTAATCCAGAACTGCTGGAAACTCAGGCGCGGGAGGCCGGACAGCTGCCGCGAATGGCGCTCTCCACCAAGCGCAAGGCTGCACTCTGGGACTATTTCATCAAGAACTATCAAAAGACGTCGGGAGAAATTGAGGATGATTTCCATACCCTGTTTGGCGAGGCTTTTCTGCATGCCTATGACGTTGAAGTTGAACAATACAAAGACCTGCAAACCAAACAGGGAAAATAA
- a CDS encoding type VI secretion system tube protein Hcp, whose product MAISMFLQVSGITGESKDSNHTGWSDILSFSWGANQPNNMNVGGGGGAGKVYFNDLHVNALIDKATPSLMKYCANGEHIPTITLSVCKAGGTQVEYTQIVLTQVLVTAVQYIGAHTDDTVGINYSFQAASVKSEYWVQLDTGGQGASTEFTWDIKQNTGS is encoded by the coding sequence ATGGCTATTTCAATGTTCCTGCAGGTTAGCGGTATCACTGGCGAATCAAAAGATTCCAACCACACCGGATGGTCGGACATTTTATCTTTCTCCTGGGGCGCCAATCAGCCAAACAACATGAACGTCGGTGGCGGTGGCGGTGCCGGTAAAGTGTATTTTAACGATCTGCACGTGAATGCACTGATCGACAAAGCGACGCCGAGCCTGATGAAATACTGTGCCAACGGTGAGCACATCCCAACCATTACATTGTCTGTTTGCAAGGCCGGTGGGACTCAGGTTGAGTACACCCAAATCGTTCTGACTCAGGTTTTAGTGACCGCAGTGCAATATATCGGTGCCCACACTGATGACACCGTCGGCATCAACTATTCATTCCAGGCCGCGTCGGTCAAGAGCGAATACTGGGTGCAGCTGGATACCGGTGGTCAGGGTGCTTCTACCGAATTCACTTGGGATATCAAACAGAACACCGGTTCTTAA
- the tssC gene encoding type VI secretion system contractile sheath large subunit: MSNSSTTPLEQASQQSFTQDEFSALLNKEFKPKTDSARDAIESAVKTLAEQALENTVPLSTDAYRTIQALIAEMDQKLSQQVNQIMHHESFQKLEGAWRGLHYLVNNTETDEMLKIRVMNISKKELARNLKRHKGIGWDQGPLFKKIYEEEYGQFGGEPFGCLIGDYYFDHSPQDVETLGEIAKISAAAHCPFISGASPSALQMESWQELANPRDLTKIFQNTEYAAWRTLRESEDTRYLGLVMPRFLSRLPYGIRTNPVDSFDFEEDTEGATHKNYTWANAAYAMGANINRSFKEFGWCTSIRGVESGGSVENLPCHVFPSDDGGVDMKCPTEIAISDRREAELAKNGFIPLIHRKNSDFAAFIGAQSLQKPEEYYDADASANAQLAARLPYLFACCRFAHYLKCIVRDKIGSFRERQDMERWLNEWIVHYVDGDPANSSQQTKSRKPLADAQIQVEEIEDNPGYYSAKFFLRPHYQLEGLTVSLRLVSKLPSLKQKQA; encoded by the coding sequence ATGAGTAATTCCTCAACGACTCCTCTTGAACAGGCTTCACAGCAAAGCTTTACCCAGGATGAATTCTCGGCGCTGCTCAATAAAGAATTCAAGCCAAAAACCGATTCTGCCCGCGATGCAATTGAAAGCGCGGTGAAAACCCTGGCCGAGCAGGCGCTGGAAAATACCGTGCCGCTGTCGACCGACGCCTACCGCACCATTCAGGCGCTGATCGCAGAAATGGACCAGAAGCTGTCGCAGCAGGTTAACCAGATCATGCATCACGAATCTTTCCAGAAGCTGGAAGGCGCGTGGCGCGGTCTGCATTATCTGGTCAACAACACTGAAACCGACGAAATGCTGAAAATCCGCGTGATGAATATCAGCAAGAAAGAGCTGGCGCGCAATCTGAAACGCCATAAAGGTATCGGCTGGGATCAGGGTCCGCTGTTTAAAAAAATCTATGAAGAAGAGTACGGACAGTTTGGTGGCGAACCGTTTGGCTGCCTGATTGGCGACTACTATTTCGACCACAGCCCGCAGGATGTCGAAACGCTGGGCGAGATTGCCAAGATAAGCGCCGCCGCGCACTGCCCGTTCATCTCGGGTGCCTCGCCGAGCGCGCTGCAAATGGAAAGCTGGCAAGAGCTGGCTAACCCGCGTGACCTGACCAAGATCTTCCAGAACACTGAGTACGCTGCCTGGCGCACGCTGCGCGAAAGTGAAGATACCCGTTATCTGGGACTCGTGATGCCGCGCTTCCTGTCACGTTTGCCCTACGGTATTCGCACCAATCCAGTAGACAGCTTTGATTTTGAAGAAGATACCGAAGGCGCAACCCACAAGAACTACACCTGGGCCAACGCCGCCTACGCCATGGGCGCAAACATCAACCGTTCATTTAAAGAGTTCGGCTGGTGTACGTCGATTCGCGGTGTCGAGTCCGGCGGTTCGGTTGAAAACCTGCCGTGCCATGTGTTCCCGAGCGACGACGGCGGCGTGGATATGAAATGTCCGACGGAAATTGCCATCAGCGACCGTCGAGAAGCCGAGCTGGCGAAAAACGGCTTTATCCCTCTGATTCACCGTAAAAACTCTGACTTTGCCGCGTTTATCGGTGCGCAGTCGCTGCAAAAACCGGAAGAGTATTACGACGCCGACGCCAGCGCCAACGCTCAACTGGCAGCGCGCCTGCCGTACCTGTTTGCCTGCTGCCGCTTTGCCCATTATCTGAAATGCATTGTGCGCGACAAGATTGGTTCGTTCCGCGAGCGGCAGGACATGGAACGCTGGCTGAACGAGTGGATCGTTCACTATGTGGATGGCGACCCGGCCAACTCTTCCCAACAAACCAAATCGCGTAAGCCACTGGCTGACGCACAAATCCAGGTCGAAGAAATTGAGGACAATCCCGGTTATTACTCGGCCAAGTTCTTCCTGCGCCCGCACTACCAGCTGGAAGGGTTAACGGTGTCTCTGCGCCTGGTATCCAAACTGCCTTCGCTTAAACAAAAGCAGGCTTAG